Proteins from one Cryptomeria japonica chromosome 4, Sugi_1.0, whole genome shotgun sequence genomic window:
- the LOC131028121 gene encoding coniferyl alcohol acyltransferase-like, translating into MASFNNYDVEVVEKEIVLAALPVQEHVLPFRNIDLTIPCVAVHVFFCYEKPYETSFTSVVSNLKSSLSKAFVSFDALAGRLVSNGVGETELVCNNKGAEFLKAYALTSLTQVEFYNPIAVVGNKLVPPTLAKDFQGNGTPVFAVQVTEFSRNKMIQSITPSFTHSIIVPRDPPNRCSEIDKMYMKLQSLPQLIKQIPEPAKASRIYYLNAKDIEKLQHSANEHGNNYSKLEAFSAYFWKLLIQCQEIKDTINCNIRIAIDGRSCLKKMGMTANYFGNVLSTPFDAANAGIIKEEPHSWGANLIHDAIYRVANEEYFRSLVDLVEMSKP; encoded by the exons ATGGCAAGTTTTAACAATTACGATGTAGAGGTAGTAGAGAAAGAAATTGTATTGGCTGCTCTACCAGTCCAAGAGCATGTTCTTCCTTTCCGCAACATAGATCTAACAATCCCTTGCGTTGCCGTACATGTTTTCTTCTGTTATGAAAAACCCTATGAGACTTCTTTTACGTCTGTTGTGTCTAATCTCAAGAGTTCTCTCTCCAAGGCTTTTGTGTCTTTTGATGCTTTGGCTGGAAGATTGGTCAGTAATGGTGTTGGGGAAACAGAACTAGTTTGCAATAACAAGGGTGCTGAATTTTTAAAAGCTTATGCACTCACTTCTCTTACTCAAGTGGAGTTCTACAACCCCATTGCAGTTGTGGGCAACAAGCTTGTCCCTCCTACTCTTGCAAAGGACTTTCAAGGAAATGGTACTCCCGTTTTTGCTGTTCAG GTAACAGAGTTTAGCAG AAACAAAATGATCCAGTCCATAACTCCAAGCTTTACACATTCCATTATAGTCCCTAGAGATCCTCCAAATCGTTGTTCTGAAATTGACAAAATGTATATGAAACTGCAGTCTTTACCACAACTTATCAAACAAATCCCTGAGCCTGCTAAAGCTAGTAGAATCTATTACCTCAATGCCAAAGATATAGAAAAGCTCCAACATAGTGCAAACGAACATGGCAACAATTATAGCAAATTAGAAGCTTTTTCTGCTTATTTTTGGAAACTGTTAATACAATGCCAAGAGATAAAAGACACAATAAATTGTAATATACGCATTGCTATAGATGGTCGCTCTTGTCTAAAGAAGATGGGAATGACTGCTAACTACTTTGGAAATGTTCTATCAACTCCTTTTGATGCAGCTAATGCTGGTATCATCAAGGAGGAACCACATAGTTGGGGTGCAAACTTAATTCATGATGCAATATATAGGGTAGCAAATGAAGAGTATTTTCGAAGTTTAGTAGATTTGGTAGAGATGTCCAAGCCATAA